The proteins below come from a single Rosa rugosa chromosome 2, drRosRugo1.1, whole genome shotgun sequence genomic window:
- the LOC133732819 gene encoding receptor-like protein EIX2: MEGISCNNLTGHVVKMDLSNAYYSISYEEWELWDEVAYRRSLLRGKINPSLLSLKHLNYLDLSWNDFELPQFIGQLRSLRYLNLSAFSSYGGVIPESIGNLSSCLKTLDLSNNYFDGIRIPEFFGQLKSLQFLDMSYSSFEITSNLANLSDLIYLDLGGNFWSIKTSKNLNWFSQLSFLKYLNLQSLDLSRAGDSWLLAANMLPSLLELHLSFCQIEHIPVSLPKINITSLLILDMSQNWIVSSIPSWLFNLTSLRKLDLSGNSFGGSIAWELGSLKNLEELDLSSNGFEGQVPRLIGNSSKLKILNLANNKIVGGLPELLGGCLGCTNDKLESVDLSLNRLNCKFPASLGMLQNLQYLNLESNTVGGTIPESIGNLSSLKTLNLRYNHMNGSVPESLGQLSQLLQLDLSENSWAGSLLESHFINLTRLESFAVSTNQPMSIIFNATWVAPFMLNTIDIRKCSVDPSFLVWLQSQTELSIVTLSSTNILGPISEEWFFKFPQIEYLDLSYNQIPGKLPLLLKCPNLNHIDLSHNQFEGPFPFYSSNVSILNLESNLLSGPIPSNLDQLMPNLRELYLSENKLNGTIPASMCNMTNLAILTLRRNQLSGEFPQAWSLWSNILVVDVGYNNLSGDIPSSMGVPSSLAILKLNNNNFGGELPSLIFENCTRLKSVDLGSNRFTGSLPSKISSELFILRLRSNFFSGHIPHELCLLSMLHVLDLGDNNFSGTIPKCLKEMYSLVESFSNVSYYDSYFEQITLMSKGTELTYNKTIFFVNIIDLSSNNLEGEIPEEVSSLAGLGTLNLSRNHLSGQIPSKIGNLRWLETLDLSHNHLSGPIPQSFSTLTSLSHLNLSYNNLAGRIPSSTQLTTLVDSSIYEANPLLCGVPLATKCSGDSTPAALDGKDDKDEDDNEKLVFYGSIVFGFIIGFWGVCGALLIKKSWRYAYFQFFDKIKDQVALRIALTVARWHRRRSLLV, encoded by the coding sequence ATGGAAGGGATTTCATGCAACAACCTCACTGGTCATGTTGTGAAAATGGACCTCAGTAACGCATACTATTCCATTTCCTATGAGGAGTGGGAACTGTGGGATGAGGTGGCTTACAGAAGGTCTCTCTTGAGGGGTAAGATAAATCCTTCATTGCTTAGCCTGAAACATTTAAATTACCTAGATCTAAGCTGGAACGATTTTGAGCTTCCCCAATTCATCGGTCAACTTCGGAGTTTGAGGTATCTCAATCTCTCTGCATTTTCATCATACGGGGGAGTGATTCCAGAGTCTATTGGGAATTTGTCATCCTGCTTGAAAACACTTGACCTTTCTAATAATTACTTTGATGGGATTCGCATTCCTGAGTTCTTTGGTCAGCTTAAAAGTTTGCAATTTCTTGACATGTCCTATTCTTCTTTTGAAATTACCTCTAATCTTGCTAACCTATCAGACTTGATCTATCTGGACCTCGGTGGGAATTTCTGGTCAATAAAAACTTCCAAAAACTTGAATTGGTTTTCTCAACTCTCTTTCTTAAAATACCTCAATCTCCAATCGTTGGACCTTAGCAGAGCTGGAGATAGTTGGCTACTTGCTGCTAACATGCTTCCCTCACTGTTAGAGCTACATTTGTCTTTCTGCCAGATTGAACATATTCCAGTCTCATTGCCAAAGATAAACATCACATCCCTTTTGATCCTTGATATGTCACAGAATTGGATCGTATCGTCAATTCCCAGCTGGTTGTTTAACCTTACCAGCCTCAGAAAACTTGATCTAAGTGGGAATTCTTTCGGTGGTTCCATAGCTTGGGAATTGGGAAGCCTCAAAAATCTGGAAGAGCTTGATTTATCTAGTAATGGCTTCGAAGGTCAAGTTCCGAGACTCATTGGAAATTCGAGTAAGCTAAAGATCTTAAATCTTGCGAATAACAAGATTGTTGGGGGGCTTCCAGAGCTGTTGGGTGGTTGTTTAGGATGTACAAATGATAAACTAGAGTCAGTAGATTTGTCTTTGAATAGGCTAAACTGCAAATTTCCTGCTTCACTGGGGATGTTACAAAATTTGCAGTATCTTAATCTTGAGTCCAACACTGTTGGGGGCACAATTCCAGAGTCAATAGGAAACTTGTCATCCTTGAAAACTCTAAATCTCAGGTATAATCATATGAATGGGTCCGTTCCTGAAAGTCTGGGACAACTCTCTCAGCTACTTCAGTTAGATCTGTCAGAGAATTCCTGGGCAGGTAGTCTATTGGAATCCCATTTCATCAATCTCACTAGGTTAGAGTCTTTTGCAGTCAGCACAAATCAACCTATGTCCATCATTTTCAATGCGACTTGGGTTGCTCCTTTTATGCTCAACACAATTGACATTAGGAAATGTAGCGTAGATCCGTCCTTTCTTGTATGGCTTCAATCTCAAACTGAATTGTCCATCGTTACCCTTTCAAGTACAAACATCTTGGGTCCCATATCAGAGGAATGGTTCTTCAAGTTTCCCCAAATCGAGTATTTGGATTTATCTTACAATCAAATCCCTGGAAAGCTTCCATTGCTACTGAAATGTCCAAATCTAAATCATATAGATTTGAGTCATAACCAATTTGAAGGTCCATTTCCATTTTATTCTTCTAATGTCTCAATTCTCAATCTCGAAAGCAATTTACTTTCGGGGCCAATTCCCTCGAATTTGGACCAGTTGATGCCTAACTTGAGAGAACTGTATCTCTCTGAGAATAAATTGAATGGTACTATTCCAGCATCTATGTGCAACATGACAAACTTGGCAATTCTTACATTGAGGAGAAATCAATTGTCTGGAGAATTCCCTCAAGCATGGAGTCTGTGGAGCAATATACTGGTAGTAGATGTAGGATACAATAATCTCTCTGGTGATATTCCCAGCTCAATGGGTGTTCCAAGCTCTCTTGCTATATTGAAGCTGAACAACAACAACTTTGGGGGTGAACTTCCTTCTTTGATATTTGAGAATTGCACAAGATTGAAGAGTGTCGATCTTGGAAGCAACCGATTCACTGGAAGCCTACCTTCAAAGATATCATCAGAATTGTTTATCCTACGGCTACGATCCAACTTTTTCAGTGGGCATATACCCCATGAGTTGTGCCTTCTTTCCATGCTTCATGTCTTGGACCTTGGTGACAACAACTTTTCAGGGACTATTCCCAAGTGTTTGAAGGAAATGTATTCCTTGGTTGAAAGCTTTTCCAACGTCAGTTACTATGATAGTTATTTTGAGCaaatcacgttgatgtcaaaaggAACAGAACTGACATACAACAAGACTATTTTTTTCGTGAATATCATTGATCTTTCGTCAAACAATTTAGAAGGTGAAATCCCTGAAGAAGTAAGTAGTCTCGCTGGATTGGGTACCTTGAACTTGTCAAGGAATCATTTAAGCGGACAGATTCCCTCGAAGATTGGAAACTTGCGATGGTTGGAAACCCTTGATCTCTCACATAATCACCTCTCGGGACCGATTCCTCAAAGTTTTTCTACTTTAACCTCCTTGTCTCACTTGAATTTGTCCTACAACAACTTGGCCGGAAGAATTCCCTCGAGCACACAACTTACTACACTTGTTGATTCATCAATATACGAAGCCAATCCATTATTGTGTGGGGTTCCTCTTGCAACCAAGTGCTCGGGAGATAGCACACCTGCTGCTCTGGATGGGAAAGACGACAAAGATGAAGATGACAATGAAAAGCTTGTTTTCTATGGTAGCATTGTATTTGGCTTTATCATAGGCTTTTGGGGTGTTTGTGGCGCATTGCTTATCAAGAAATCATGGAGGTATGCTTACTTTCAATTCTTTGATAAAATCAAAGATCAGGTTGCATTAAGGATTGCATTGACAGTGGCTCGTTGGCATCGAAGGAGGTCTTTATTGGTTTAA